The Camelus dromedarius isolate mCamDro1 chromosome 25, mCamDro1.pat, whole genome shotgun sequence genome has a segment encoding these proteins:
- the CHD4 gene encoding chromodomain-helicase-DNA-binding protein 4 isoform X8, whose protein sequence is MASGLGSPSPCSAGSEEEDMDALLNNSLPPPHPENEDDPEEDLSEAETPKLKKKKKPKKPRDPKIPKSKRQKKERMLLCQQLGDSSGEGPEFVEEEEEVALRSDSEGSDYTPGKKKKKKLGPKKEKKSKSKRKEEEEEDDDDDDSKEPKSSAQLLEDWGMEDIDHVFSEEDYRTLTNYKAFSQFVRPLIAAKNPKIAVSKMMMVLGAKWREFSTNNPFKGSSGASVAAAAAAAVAVVESMVTATEVAPPPPPVEVPIRKAKTKEGKGPNARRKPKGSPRVPDAKKPKPKKVAPLKIKLGGFGSKRKRSSSEDDDLDVESDFDDASINSYSVSDGSTSRSSRSRKKLRTTKKKKKGEEEVTAVDGYETDHQDYCEVCQQGGEIILCDTCPRAYHMVCLDPDMEKAPEGKWSCPHCEKEGIQWEAKEDNSEGEEILEEVGGDPEEEDDHHMEFCRVCKDGGELLCCDTCPSSYHIHCLNPPLPEIPNGEWLCPRCTCPALKGKVQKILIWKWGQPPSPTPVPRPPDADPNTPSPKPLEGRPERQFFVKWQGMSYWHCSWVSELQLELHCQVMFRNYQRKNDMDEPPSGDFGGDEEKSRKRKNKDPKFAEMEERFYRYGIKPEWMMVHRILNHSVDKKGHVHYLIKWRDLPYDQASWESEDVEIQDYDLFKQSYWNHRELMRGEEGRPGKKLKKVKLRKLERPPETPTVDPTVKYERQPEYLDATGGTLHPYQMEGLNWLRFSWAQGTDTILADEMGLGKTVQTAVFLYSLYKEGHSKGPFLVSAPLSTIINWEREFEMWAPDMYVVTYVGDKDSRAIIRENEFSFEDNAIRGGKKASRMKKEASVKFHVLLTSYELITIDMAILGSIDWACLIVDEAHRLKNNQSKFFRVLNGYSLQHKLLLTGTPLQNNLEELFHLLNFLTPERFHNLEGFLEEFADIAKEDQIKKLHDMLGPHMLRRLKADVFKNMPSKTELIVRVELSPMQKKYYKYILTRNFEALNARGGGNQVSLLNVVMDLKKCCNHPYLFPVAAMEAPKMPNGMYDGSALIRASGKLLLLQKMLKNLKEGGHRVLIFSQMTKMLDLLEDFLEHEGYKYERIDGGITGNMRQEAIDRFNAPGAQQFCFLLSTRAGGLGINLATADTVIIYDSDWNPHNDIQAFSRAHRIGQNKKVMIYRFVTRASVEERITQVAKKKMMLTHLVVRPGLGSKTGSMSKQELDDILKFGTEELFKDEATDGGGDNKEGEDSSVIHYDDKAIERLLDRNQDETEDTELQGMNEYLSSFKVAQYVVREEEMGEEEEVEREIIKQEESVDPDYWEKLLRHHYEQQQEDLARNLGKGKRIRKQVNYNDGSQEDRDWQDDQSDNQSDYSVASEEGDEDFDERSEAPRRPSRKGLRNDKDKPLPPLLARVGGNIEVLGFNARQRKAFLNAIMRYGMPPQDAFTTQWLVRDLRGKSEKEFKAYVSLFMRHLCEPGADGAETFADGVPREGLSRQHVLTRIGVMSLIRKKVQEFEHVNGRWSMPELAEVEENKKMSQPGSPSPKTPTPSTPGDTQPNTPAPAPPAEDGIKIEENSVKEEESGEGEKEVKSTAPEATVEAPAPASEDEKVLVEPPEGEEKVEKAEVKERTEEPMETDPKGTADVEKVEEKSAVDLTPIVVEDKEEKKEEEEKKEVMLQNGETPKDLNDEKQKKNIKQRFMFNIADGGFTELHSLWQNEERAATVTKKTYEIWHRRHDYWLLAGIINHGYARWQDIQNDPRYAILNEPFKGEMNRGNFLEIKNKFLARRFKLLEQALVIEEQLRRAAYLNMSEDPSHPSMALNTRFAEVECLAESHQHLSKESMAGNKPANAVLHKGILKQLEELLSDMKADVTRLPATIARIPPVAVRLQMSERNILSRLANRAPEPTPQQVAQQQ, encoded by the exons AAAACGAAGACGACCCGGAAGAGGATTTGTCAGAAGCAGAGACTCCAAagctcaagaaaaagaaaaagcctaagAAACCTCGGGACCCTAAAATCCCTAAGAGCAAGCGCCAGAAAAAGGAG CGTATGCTCTTAtgccagcagctgggggacagctctggggaggggccggagtttgtggaggaggaggaagaggtggctcTGCGCTCAGACAGTGAGGGCAGCGACTATACCCCtggcaagaagaagaagaagaagcttggacctaagaaagaaaagaagagcaaatccaagcggaaagaggaggaggaggaggacgacgATGATGATGATTCAAAG GAGCCCAAATCATCTGCTCAGCTCCTGGAAGACTGGGGCATGGAAGACATTGACCACGTGTTCTCAGAGGAGGATTACCGCACCCTTACCAACTACAAGGCCTTCAGCCAGTTTGTCCG ACCCCTCATTGCTGCCAAAAACCCCAAGATCGCTGTTTCCAAGATGATGATGGTTTTAGGTGCGAAGTGGCGGGAGTTCAGCACCAACAACCCCTTCAAAGGCAGTTCCGGGGCTTCCGTggcagcggcagcagcggcagcagtgGCCGTGGTGGAGAGCATGGTGACAGCCACTGAAGTggcaccaccacctcctcctgtgGAGGTTCCTATCCGCAAGGCCAAGACCAAGGAGGGCAAAG GTCCCAATGCTCGGAGGAAGCCCAAGGGCAGCCCACGTGTCCCTGATGCCAAGAAGCCTAAACCCAAGAAAGTAGCTCCCCTGAAAATCAAGCTGGGAGGTTTTGGTTCTAAGCGTAAGAGATCCTCG AGCGAGGATGACGACTTAGATGTGGAGTCTGACTTCGATGACGCCAGTATCAATAGCTATTCTGTTTCTGATGGTTCTACCAGCCGCAGCAGCCGCAGCCGCAAGAAACTCCgaaccactaaaaagaaaaagaaag GCGAGGAGGAGGTGACTGCTGTGGATGGTTATGAGACAGACCACCAGGACTATTGCGAGGTGTGCCAGCAAGGCGGGGAGATCATCCTGTGCGACACCTGCCCCCGAGCTTACCACATGGTCTGCCTGGATCCGGATATGGAGAAGGCTCCTGAGGGCAAGTGGAGCTGTCCGCACTGC GAGAAGGAAGGCATCCAGTGGGAGGCCAAGGAGGACAATTCAGAGGGTGAGGAGATCCTGGAAGAGGTTGGTGGAGACCCTGAAGAGGAGGATGACCACCATATGGAATTCTGTCGGGTCTGCAAGGATGGCGGGGAGCTGCTGTGCTGTGACACCTGCCCTTCTTCCTACCACATCCACTGCCTGAACCCCCCGCTGCCAGAGATCCCCAATGGCGAATGGCTCTGTCCCCGTTGTACG TGTCCAGCTCTTAAGGGTAAAGTTCAGAAGATCCTAATCTGGAAGTGGGGTCAGCCACCATCTCCCACACCAGTGCCTCGGCCCCCAGACGCCGATCCCAATACTCCGTCCCCCAAGCCCTTGGAGGGGCGGCCAGAGCGGCAGTTCTTTGTGAAGTGGCAAGGCATGTCTTACTGGCACTGCTCCTGGGTGTCTGAGCTGCAG TTGGAGCTGCACTGTCAAGTGATGTTCCGAAACTATCAGCGGAAGAATGACATGGACGAGCCGCCCTCTGGGGACTTTGGGGGGGATGAAGAGAAGAGCCGAAAGCGGAAGAACAAGGACCCTAAGTTTGCGGAGATGGAGGAGCGCTTCTACCGCTACGGGATAAAGCCCGAGTGGATGATGGTCCACCGCATCCTCAACCACAG CGTGGACAAGAAGGGCCACGTCCACTACTTGATCAAGTGGCGGGACTTGCCATACGATCAGGCGTCCTGGGAGAGCGAGGATGTGGAGATACAGGACTACGACCTGTTCAAGCAGAGCTACTGGAATCACAG GGAGCTgatgaggggtgaggagggaCGACCAGGCAAGAAGCTCAAGAAGGTGAAGCTGAGGAAGTTGGAGAGGCCCCCTGAGACTCCTACGGTTGAC CCAACAGTGAAATATGAGCGACAGCCAGAGTACCTGGATGCCACAGGTGGAACCCTGCACCCCTATCAGATGGAGGGCTTGAACTGGTTGCGCTTCTCCTGGGCTCAGGGCACTGACACCATCCTGGCTGACGAAATGGGCCTCGGGAAGACGGTCCAGACAGCAGTCTTCCTCTATTCCCTCTACAAGGAG GGTCATTCTAAAGGCCCCTTCCTAGTGAGTGCCCCTCTTTCTACCATCATCAACTGGGAGCGAGAGTTTGAAATGTGGGCCCCAGATATGTACGTGGTGACCTACGTGGGGGACAAAGACAGCCGCGCCATCATCCGAGAGAATGAGTTCTCCTTTGAGGACAATGCCATTCGTGGTGGCAAGAAGGCTTCCCGCATGAAG AAAGAGGCATCTGTGAAGTTCCACGTGCTGCTGACGTCCTATGAGTTGATCACCATTGACATGGCCATCTTGGGCTCTATCGACTGGGCCTGCCTCATCGTGGATGAAGCCCATCGGCTCAAGAATAATCAGTCTAAG TTCTTCCGAGTCTTAAATGGTTACTCACTCCAGCACAAGCTGCTGCTGACTGGGACGCCATTACAGAACAATCTAGAAGAGTTGTTTCACCTGCTCAACTTTCTCACCCCTGAGAGGTTCCA CAATctggaaggcttcttggaggagttTGCTGACATTGCCAAGGAAGACCAGATTAAAAAACTACATGACATGCTGGGACCTCACATGTTGCGGAGGCTCAAAGCTGACGTGTTCAAGAACATGCCATCCAAGACAGAACTGATTGTGCGTGTGGAGCTGAGCCCCATGCAGAA GAAATACTACAAGTACATCCTGACTCGGAATTTTGAGGCACTCAATGCTCGAGGCGGCGGCAACCAGGTCTCTCTGCTGAACGTGGTGATGGATCTTAAGAAGTGCTGCAACCACCCATACCTCTTCCCGGTGGCTGCAATG GAAGCCCCTAAGATGCCTAATGGCATGTATGATGGCAGTGCCCTAATCAGAGCATCTGGGAAATTATTGCTGCTACAGAAGATGCTCAAGAACCTTAAGGAGGGTGGGCACCGTGTCCTCATCTTCTCCCAG ATGACCAAGATGCTGGACCTGCTGGAGGATTTCTTGGAACATGAAGGTTATAAATATGAACGTATTGATGGTGGAATCACTGGGAACATGCGTCAGGAGGCCATTGACCGCTTCAATG CCCCGGGCGCTCAGCAGTTCTGCTTCTTGCTCTCTACCCGAGCTGGGGGCCTCGGAATCAACCTGGCCACTGCTGACACAGTTATTATCTATGACTCTGACTGGAACCCCCATAATGACATCCAG GCCTTTAGCAGAGCTCACCGTATTGGGCAAAATAAGAAGGTGATGATCTATCGGTTTGTGACCCGTGCGTCAGTGGAAGAGCGCATCACGCAGGTGGCAAAGAAGAAGATGATGCTGACGCATCTCGTTGTGCGGCCTGGGCTGGGCTCCAAGACTGGGTCCATGTCCAAGCAGGAGCTCGATGACATCCTCAAGTTTGGCACTGAGGAGCTATTCAAGGATGAAGCCACAGATGGAG GAGGAGACAACAAAGAGGGAGAAGACAGCAGCGTTATCCACTACGATGATAAGGCCATTGAACGACTGCTGGATCGTAACCAGGATGAGACGGAAGATACAGAATTGCAGGGCATGAATGAATATTTGAGCTCATTCAAAGTGGCCCAGTATGTGGTACGAGAAGAAGAAATGGGG gaggaagaggaggtagAACGGGAAATcataaaacaggaagaaagtgTGGATCCTGACTACTGGGAGAAATTGCTGCGGCACCATTATGAGCAGCAGCAAGAAGATCTGGCCCGAAATCTgggcaaaggaaaaagaatccGTAAACAGGTCAACTACAATGATGGCTCCCAGGAGGACCGAG atTGGCAGGACGACCAGTCCGACAACCAGTCCGATTATTCAGTGGCCTCAGAGGAAGGTGATGAAGACTTTGATGAACGTTCAGAAG CTCCCCGCAGGCCTAGCCGCAAGGGCCTGCGGAATGATAAAGATAAACCATTGCCTCCTCTGTTGGCCCGTGTTGGTGGGAATATTGAA GTACTTGGCTTTAATGCTCGCCAGAGGAAAGCCTTTCTTAATGCAATTATGCGATACGGGATGCCACCTCAGGATGCTTTTACCACACAGTGGCTTGTGAGGGATCTGCGTGGCAAGTCAGAGAAAGAGTTCAA GGCTTACGTCTCTCTCTTTATGCGGCATTTATGTGAGCCGGGAGCAGATGGGGCTGAGACCTTTGCTGACGGTGTCCCCCGAGAAGGCTTGTCTCGCCAGCATGTCCTTACTAGGATTGGTGTCATGTCCTTGATTCGCAAGAAG GTTCAGGAGTTTGAACATGTTAACGGGCGCTGGAGCATGCCCGAACTTGCTGAAGTAGAGGAGAACAAGAAGATGTCCCAGCCAGGGTCACCTTCCCCAAAGACGCCTACACCCTCCACTCCTGGGGACACACAGCCCAATACTCCTGCACCTGCCCCACCTGCTG AGGATGGgataaaaatagaggaaaatagCGTCAAAGAAGAAGAGagtggagaaggagaaaaggaggttAAATCTACAGCCCCTGAGGCCACTGTTGAG gccccagcccctgcctcagagGATGAGAAGGTCCTCGTTGAACCTcctgagggagaggagaaagtggAAAAGGCAGAGGTGAAGGAGAGAACAGAGGAACCTATGGAGACAGATCCCAAAG gtaCTGCTGACGTGGAGAAGGTGGAGGAGAAGTCAGCAGTCGACCTGACTCCCATTGTGGTGGAGGACAAAG aagagaagaaagaagaagaagagaaaaaagaggtgATGCTTCAGAATGGAGAGACCCCCAAGGACCTAAATGatgagaagcagaagaaaaacattaaacagCGTTTCATGTTCAACATCGCAGATGGCGGTTTTACTG AATTACACTCCCTTTGGCAGAATGAGGAGCGGGCAGCCACAGTCACCAAGAAGACTTACGAGATCTGGCACCGACGGCATGACTACTGGCTGCTGGCTGGCATCATAAA CCATGGCTATGCCCGGTGGCAGGACATCCAGAATGACCCGCGCTACGCTATCCTCAACGAGCCTTTCAAGGGTGAAATGAACCGTGGCAATTTCTTAGAGATCAAGAATAAGTTTTTAGCCCGAAGGTTCAAG CTCTTAGAACAAGCCCTGGTGATTGAGGAACAGCTGCGCCGGGCAGCTTACCTGAACATGTCAGAGGACCCCTCTCACCCTTCCATGGCCCTAAATACCCGCTTTGCTGAGGTGGAGTGCTTGGCGGAGAGTCATCAGCACCTGTCCAAGGAGTCAATGGCAGGAAACAAGCCAGCCAATGCAGTCCTGCACAAAGGTA TTCTGAAACAGCTAGAAGAACTGCTGAGTGACATGAAAGCCGATGTGACTCGACTCCCAGCTACTATTGCCCGAATTCCCCCAGTTGCTGTGAGGCTACAGATGTCAGAGCGTAACATTCTCAGCCGCCTGGCAAACCGGGCACCTGAACCGACTCCACAGCAG GTAGCCCAGCAGCAGTGA